A part of Kitasatospora kifunensis genomic DNA contains:
- a CDS encoding wax ester/triacylglycerol synthase domain-containing protein, giving the protein MRIFEAAVALLQERFRVPATVAAVAVFSGPPPTPEQLDDRVRERLAPVTRLRLRMDTDVRGRLRQPYAWRLADETDVAREMTHHHLCSGQRLEDLVADLVGRSMPHVTGGPLWELLVVHDAASEQFALVLRAHHALLDGASLFTVLRLLGDEAPGALPPLPQELEAQPAATGSVRAMVHGLRGLWRRAGRLPCNEPVVPGRTVVWSSVTADVMDAARNALPEGRTSPNNVFLAAFTAAVRACPGPLGTNPRLDRVYTAVPVDLRGPETRHALGTFVSAVRVRMPLETTDPLTRLREVGRQMADNKQLHRAEGMARLTDHVAGLGAAGVRAFARHLLSNRSLVNFSSSFPRWGTDVLVVHGRTAGSVIAVSNLPARIGIVAAFTQYSGRYSLCLTVDHAHPACARPLVDAFMAEMHALAVTGSQRSTEHVQWPGETDSLTDGVSGRVARPGS; this is encoded by the coding sequence TGCGCATTTTCGAAGCGGCTGTGGCTCTGTTGCAGGAGAGGTTCCGCGTTCCAGCCACCGTTGCGGCGGTGGCTGTTTTTTCGGGCCCCCCGCCAACACCTGAGCAGTTGGATGATCGAGTACGAGAACGCCTCGCGCCGGTCACGCGGCTGCGCCTGCGAATGGACACCGACGTCAGGGGGAGACTGCGCCAGCCGTACGCATGGCGGCTGGCGGATGAGACGGACGTTGCTCGCGAAATGACGCACCATCATCTGTGCAGCGGTCAGCGCTTGGAGGACTTGGTGGCCGACCTGGTCGGCCGGAGTATGCCGCACGTGACTGGGGGGCCGCTGTGGGAGCTGCTTGTCGTACACGACGCCGCCTCGGAGCAGTTCGCGTTGGTGCTGCGCGCGCATCACGCCCTGCTGGACGGTGCTTCGCTGTTCACCGTGCTGCGTCTGCTGGGTGATGAGGCACCGGGCGCACTGCCGCCCCTGCCGCAGGAGCTTGAGGCGCAGCCGGCGGCCACAGGCAGTGTCCGGGCGATGGTGCATGGACTGCGAGGCCTGTGGCGCCGCGCAGGACGTCTCCCGTGCAACGAGCCGGTGGTCCCGGGTCGCACGGTGGTGTGGAGCAGTGTCACCGCCGACGTCATGGACGCGGCCAGGAACGCCCTACCGGAAGGGCGCACTTCACCCAACAACGTCTTCCTCGCCGCCTTCACCGCGGCGGTGCGCGCCTGCCCGGGTCCCTTGGGAACGAACCCGCGGCTGGACCGTGTCTACACCGCGGTGCCGGTGGACCTGCGTGGTCCCGAGACGCGTCACGCGCTAGGAACTTTCGTGTCGGCTGTGCGTGTTCGCATGCCCCTGGAGACAACTGACCCGTTGACGCGGCTGCGCGAAGTGGGGCGTCAGATGGCGGACAACAAGCAGCTGCACAGAGCGGAGGGAATGGCACGGTTGACGGATCACGTAGCCGGCCTTGGCGCTGCCGGGGTGCGGGCTTTCGCTCGCCACCTGTTGAGCAACCGCTCACTGGTCAACTTCAGCTCCAGCTTTCCCCGGTGGGGCACCGACGTGCTGGTGGTGCACGGTCGTACCGCCGGGTCCGTCATCGCCGTCTCGAACCTGCCTGCGCGGATCGGAATCGTTGCCGCGTTCACCCAGTACTCGGGCCGGTATTCCCTCTGCCTCACCGTGGACCACGCGCACCCTGCTTGTGCCCGCCCGCTTGTGGACGCTTTCATGGCCGAGATGCACGCTCTGGCCGTGACCGGCTCGCAACGCTCGACTGAGCACGTCCAATGGCCAGGTGAGACGGACTCACTCACCGATGGTGTGTCGGGAAGGGTGGCGCGACCGGGGTCCTGA
- a CDS encoding cytochrome P450 produces MRSDDRAPAQAGAERATTTAVPSPYTSTDLPGALPLLGHAPQFARSPAGFLAALPAHGDLVRIRLGTHPAYVVCHPTLVHQLLIADRSFDKGGPIYDKLREVAGNGVGTCPAAVHRRQRRLVQPAFHRDRMPGHAQVMGQEVAALTSSWQHGQILDVPDAMHRLTTAVVVRCLFDPDTDTPGVLALQSSIDAVVAGITRRMTWPLPLIHQLPTPANRRYARARLQVRHLTDGLISHLRSTGAGHDNLMSLLLAPDTDGAFLSDTEVHDQVVTFLVAGVGSTAITLSWAWHLIGTHPDIQTRLHAEADAVLAGRPAQLTDLNTLELTGRIVTETLRLYPPDSLLLTRTTSTDTELGGHPLPTGTTVAFSPYQLHRRADIYPDPDRFAPDRWKDIDKPPPGTWVPFGGGPRKCIADTFVRIQATLALATVAARWQLRPVPGQTIRPVGQTVRAPHRLAMRLHRRRPTPHGGETDSRA; encoded by the coding sequence ATGCGAAGTGACGACCGCGCGCCTGCTCAAGCCGGTGCCGAGCGAGCGACGACAACGGCTGTCCCGTCCCCCTACACCTCGACGGACCTCCCAGGAGCGCTACCCCTCCTCGGCCACGCGCCACAGTTCGCGCGCAGCCCGGCCGGTTTCCTGGCAGCACTTCCCGCCCACGGCGACCTCGTGCGCATCAGGCTGGGGACGCACCCGGCGTACGTGGTGTGCCACCCCACTCTGGTCCACCAACTCCTCATCGCGGACCGCTCGTTCGACAAGGGCGGCCCCATTTACGACAAGTTGCGGGAGGTCGCTGGAAACGGGGTGGGAACCTGCCCCGCCGCGGTGCACCGGCGACAGCGCCGGCTCGTCCAGCCCGCCTTTCACCGTGACCGGATGCCCGGCCACGCCCAGGTGATGGGCCAGGAGGTCGCAGCACTCACCTCGTCGTGGCAGCACGGCCAGATCCTCGACGTGCCCGATGCGATGCACCGTCTCACCACGGCGGTCGTCGTCCGATGCCTGTTCGACCCCGATACCGACACACCCGGCGTCCTCGCACTGCAGTCAAGCATCGACGCTGTCGTCGCCGGCATCACCCGACGGATGACGTGGCCGCTGCCCCTGATCCACCAGCTCCCCACGCCCGCCAACCGCCGTTACGCACGGGCCCGTCTCCAGGTGCGCCACCTCACGGACGGGCTGATCTCCCACCTCCGCTCCACGGGAGCCGGCCACGACAACCTGATGTCCCTGCTGTTGGCCCCTGACACGGACGGGGCGTTCCTGAGTGACACCGAAGTGCACGACCAGGTCGTCACCTTCCTGGTCGCCGGGGTAGGAAGCACAGCGATCACGCTGAGTTGGGCCTGGCACCTGATCGGCACCCACCCCGACATCCAGACGCGGCTTCATGCCGAGGCCGACGCGGTGCTCGCCGGCCGTCCCGCCCAGCTCACCGACCTGAACACCCTCGAACTGACCGGCCGCATCGTCACCGAGACCTTGCGCCTGTATCCGCCCGACTCACTGCTGCTCACCCGGACCACCTCCACGGACACGGAACTCGGCGGACACCCGCTGCCGACCGGCACAACCGTTGCCTTCAGCCCCTACCAACTCCACCGGCGTGCCGACATCTACCCCGACCCCGACCGCTTCGCCCCGGACCGCTGGAAAGACATCGACAAACCCCCACCAGGCACTTGGGTTCCCTTCGGAGGCGGTCCCCGCAAGTGCATCGCCGACACCTTCGTCCGCATCCAGGCCACGCTCGCCCTCGCCACCGTCGCAGCCCGCTGGCAGCTCCGTCCCGTCCCAGGCCAGACCATCCGCCCCGTCGGCCAAACAGTCCGCGCACCGCACAGGCTCGCCATGCGACTGCACCGACGCCGGCCCACCCCGCACGGCGGGGAAACCGACAGCAGAGCGTGA